From Bacteroidota bacterium, one genomic window encodes:
- the zwf gene encoding glucose-6-phosphate dehydrogenase has protein sequence MSTHKKTDPTIIVILGATGDLTWRKLIPAIYNLWLDNWIPEEFAIIGVSRSKSTDAEFKKHLHEGVNKFSRRGKTKKGDWEKFANFLSYQQGEFKANTTYSTLKKQIAALEKKWNVTAHRVFYLAVPPNAFEEIAMKVGSAGLADSKLKSRIVVEKPFGHDLKSAIELNALLHSKYDECQIYRIDHYLGKETVQNILAFRFANALFEPIWNRNYIDHVQITVSEALGVELRGNYYETSGALKDMIQNHLLQLFCLIAMEPPISFDADEVRNKKVDVLNAVREIKPEQVHKIAVRGQYGDGWIKGKKVKAYRLEPDVSETSNIETFAAVKLFIDNWRWQGVPFYLRTGKRMDESISVITIQFKPVPHHSFPVEAIENWQSNKLILNIQPWMGIRLNFQAKQPGLDMLLNPVDMLFNYHDTYTGGTPEAYETLLLDIFQGDATLFMRGDQVEAAWALLMPVVNAWKGNSSPNFPNYDAGSEGPDDADALIAVDGNHWITIPFEKNEIETAK, from the coding sequence ATGTCAACTCATAAAAAAACAGACCCTACAATTATTGTTATTCTTGGCGCTACGGGTGATTTAACCTGGCGAAAATTAATTCCTGCAATCTATAATCTTTGGTTAGATAACTGGATACCTGAAGAGTTTGCAATTATTGGTGTAAGTCGAAGTAAAAGTACAGATGCGGAATTTAAAAAACACCTACATGAAGGTGTGAATAAATTTTCACGACGTGGAAAAACAAAAAAAGGTGATTGGGAAAAGTTTGCAAATTTTTTGAGCTATCAGCAAGGCGAGTTCAAAGCAAACACAACTTATTCTACATTGAAAAAACAAATAGCTGCTCTTGAAAAAAAATGGAATGTAACTGCCCATCGTGTGTTTTATCTTGCTGTTCCGCCCAATGCATTTGAAGAAATTGCCATGAAGGTAGGTTCGGCTGGACTTGCAGATAGTAAATTAAAAAGCAGAATAGTTGTAGAGAAACCTTTTGGACATGATTTGAAAAGTGCGATTGAATTAAATGCATTATTACATTCCAAATATGATGAATGCCAGATCTATCGTATTGATCATTATCTCGGCAAAGAAACGGTGCAGAATATTCTTGCATTCCGTTTTGCAAATGCATTATTTGAACCGATTTGGAATCGGAATTATATTGATCATGTACAGATAACAGTATCTGAAGCATTAGGTGTGGAACTCAGAGGAAATTATTACGAAACTTCAGGGGCATTGAAGGATATGATTCAAAATCATTTGCTGCAATTATTTTGTCTTATTGCAATGGAGCCACCTATTTCTTTTGATGCCGATGAAGTGCGCAATAAAAAAGTGGATGTGCTGAATGCAGTGCGTGAAATTAAACCGGAGCAAGTACATAAAATTGCTGTGCGAGGTCAATATGGTGATGGATGGATAAAAGGAAAAAAAGTAAAAGCATATCGGTTGGAACCAGATGTATCGGAAACATCTAATATTGAAACGTTTGCTGCAGTAAAATTATTTATAGACAATTGGCGCTGGCAGGGAGTACCATTTTATTTGCGTACAGGAAAACGCATGGATGAATCAATTTCTGTAATTACAATTCAGTTTAAACCGGTGCCGCATCATTCATTTCCTGTGGAAGCAATTGAAAATTGGCAATCGAATAAACTCATTTTAAATATTCAACCATGGATGGGAATACGTTTAAATTTTCAGGCAAAGCAACCCGGATTAGATATGCTTTTAAATCCTGTAGATATGTTATTTAATTATCATGATACTTATACCGGAGGAACACCGGAAGCTTATGAAACTTTATTACTTGATATTTTTCAGGGAGATGCTACATTATTTATGCGGGGAGATCAGGTGGAAGCAGCTTGGGCTTTACTGATGCCTGTTGTCAATGCTTGGAAAGGAAATTCTTCTCCTAACTTTCCGAATTATGATGCGGGTTCTGAAGGCCCGGATGATGCAGATGCTTTAATTGCAGTGGATGGTAATCATTGGATAACAATTCCTTTTGAAAAAAATGAAATTGAAACAGCAAAATAA
- the gndA gene encoding NADP-dependent phosphogluconate dehydrogenase produces the protein MKESKYEYGMIGLGTMGQNLVFNMNDHGYSVIGFDKKTSQVDAMNKEAGDKKVFATSNLEEFLNGLKSPKVIMMLVPAGKIVDDVINELKPHLSKEDLLMDCGNSHFTDTNRRIAQLQDSGIYFMGVGISGGELGARNGPSIMPGGSEKIYDRVAKMLEDISAKVNNEPCVTWLGPGSAGHYVKMVHNGIEYGIMQLISEVYHIMKKCGGLNNDEIHAVFSKWNQGKLQSYLIEITANIFTQKDEFSDNRIIDLIVDSAKQKGTGAWTSEDAMHLQVPIPVIDIAVSMRDLSALRNDRDDAHSALVIPEKKFDGDNNELVKWLEDALYFSIITTYAQGMALLQAASDKYNYNLNVENIAAIWRGGCIIRAALLEDIRTAFLHQPKLSNLMWSETFSKKFIQSQTDLRKVIQTGVEYGIPIPAMMGALGYFDSYRSGWLPANLIMAQRDNFGAHTYERTDREGTFHTQWNQIK, from the coding sequence CAAAATATGAATACGGCATGATTGGACTTGGCACTATGGGTCAAAATCTGGTGTTTAACATGAACGATCATGGATATAGTGTGATTGGCTTCGATAAAAAAACTTCTCAGGTGGATGCCATGAATAAAGAAGCGGGTGATAAAAAAGTATTTGCCACATCCAACCTCGAAGAATTTTTAAATGGATTGAAATCTCCCAAAGTAATTATGATGCTGGTGCCTGCCGGGAAAATTGTGGATGATGTAATTAATGAATTGAAACCGCATTTATCAAAAGAAGATTTGCTAATGGACTGCGGCAATTCGCATTTTACCGATACGAATAGAAGGATTGCACAATTACAAGATTCCGGAATTTATTTTATGGGTGTAGGAATTTCAGGTGGTGAATTAGGTGCGAGAAATGGTCCGAGTATTATGCCCGGTGGTTCTGAAAAAATCTATGATCGTGTTGCTAAAATGCTGGAAGATATTTCTGCAAAAGTGAATAACGAACCCTGTGTAACATGGCTGGGGCCGGGCTCTGCCGGACATTATGTGAAAATGGTACACAATGGAATTGAGTATGGAATTATGCAACTCATTTCTGAAGTGTATCACATCATGAAAAAATGTGGTGGTTTAAATAATGATGAGATACATGCTGTGTTTTCAAAATGGAATCAAGGGAAATTGCAATCCTATCTCATAGAAATTACAGCGAATATTTTTACTCAGAAAGATGAGTTCAGCGATAATAGAATTATTGATTTAATTGTGGATAGTGCAAAACAAAAAGGAACCGGTGCATGGACTTCTGAAGATGCGATGCATTTACAAGTACCAATTCCTGTAATTGATATTGCAGTTTCCATGCGTGATTTATCTGCATTGAGAAATGATCGTGATGATGCGCATTCTGCATTAGTAATTCCTGAAAAGAAATTTGATGGGGATAATAATGAATTAGTGAAATGGTTAGAAGATGCCCTTTATTTTTCTATCATCACTACCTATGCGCAAGGAATGGCATTATTACAAGCGGCATCTGATAAGTATAATTACAATTTAAATGTAGAAAATATTGCGGCGATATGGAGAGGTGGTTGTATTATTCGTGCGGCATTATTGGAAGACATTCGCACGGCATTTTTACATCAGCCGAAACTATCAAATTTGATGTGGAGTGAAACCTTCTCAAAAAAATTTATTCAATCGCAAACAGATCTGCGCAAGGTGATACAAACCGGTGTTGAATATGGAATTCCAATTCCGGCAATGATGGGAGCATTAGGATATTTTGATAGTTACAGAAGTGGTTGGTTGCCAGCAAATTTAATTATGGCACAACGAGATAATTTTGGTGCACATACTTATGAGCGCACAGATAGAGAAGGAACTTTTCATACACAGTGGAATCAAATAAAATAA